In Cutaneotrichosporon cavernicola HIS019 DNA, chromosome: 1, one DNA window encodes the following:
- a CDS encoding uncharacterized protein (Fungal specific transcription factor domain), with translation METKPLIGDMRPPASVDRRLAPMVRIVTPPTMGSASPVAPFDSMLGLETETMPESIEGIMDGFHHGLLSPVTGQSSTVRLPQQMSIPQMVPVGGSPASASPSVGAIVGLTDDQMDELLLIYETFIHQHWPIIYLPALRSLRSLETQSPLVFDAVLALSATNQDLGNVVMGDSPSEARYVRGPYGVLSENLVESVRQRILSSLGTCDLPTIQACILITLVDIGYGRMQFAYHMGGIACRMAIDLGLHTMHGLAGARTTPGRKEHEQYRTLWACFILDKVLAALLQRPPMMRSVVIDTPRPSTMERDELDLWLAGRASQYLQPAALSVMECSKSHALSSFNAWIDIMVILEDILEHVYRPSECRARIENPEIAGRHYDELVVGIDGALRAWRRNLPTHLQWEDGDPRAHQCVGPHILTMRGWYYTCMLLVHRPRVPFLDAAASPHNDAAEALSRMSHPSASTPATPAHKRLPKGIDASRDAASSICDVLEGYKHSFRVRKFPSMWVYMIFQAGTVHGGLAARPSPSPFEPEIQFGQLGQLGFSPQRVESFQRLEQCISRLDQIGFTWASASHHSEILRRISALGAKTRPPSPRYDEFVSKGQNVFDLVPSSGTTPNPDQLNAALDPNQQQNDDLLNSWMLFWAGMPTASDDIGLWHGFESMFTDNPQINPTNHPPLP, from the coding sequence ATGGAGACCAAGCCGCTGATAGGCGACATGCGACCGCCAGCGAGTGTGGatcgccgcctcgcgcccaTGGTACGTATCGTCACTCCACCGACAATGGGGAGCGCATCACCAGTCGCGCCGTTCGACAGCAtgctcggccttgagaCCGAGACTATGCCTGAGAGCATCGAGGGCATAATGGACGGCTTCCATCACGGTCTCCTCTCCCCAGTTACAGGACAGAGCTCTACTGTGCGTCTCCCACAACAGATGTCGATCCCCCAGATGGTGCCTGTTGGCGGGAGTccggcgtcggcgtcgcccaGCGTCGGTGCAATCGTCGGTCTCACCGACGATCagatggacgagctcctcctcatctaCGAAACATTTATCCACCAACATTGGCCGATCATCTATCTACCCGCTCTGCGGAGCCTGCGCTCTCTCGAGACGCAGAGTCCGCTCGTTTTCGACGCCGTCCTAGCGCTCTCAGCCACCAACCAGGACCTGGGCAACGTCGTCATGGGCGACTCACCGAGCGAGGCCCGCTACGTCCGCGGACCATATGGTGTGCTCTCGGAGAATCTGGTCGAGAGCGTACGGCAGCgcatcctctcctctcttGGGACATGCGACCTACCCACCATCCAAGCGTgcatcctcatcaccctCGTGGATATCGGTTACGGACGCATGCAGTTTGCATACCACATGGGCGGCATTGCGTGCCGCATGGCAATTGACCTTGGGCTCCACACCATGCACGGGCTAGCGGGCGCGCGAACCACACCCGGACGTAAAGAGCATGAACAGTATCGCACGCTGTGGGCGTGCTTTatcctcgacaaggtccTCGCAGCGCTGCTCCAGCGTCCACCGATGATGCGCagcgtcgtcatcgacaCACCCCGGCCAAGCACTATGGaacgcgacgagctcgacctttGGCTCGCAGGCCGCGCGAGCCAGTACCTCCAACCTGCGGCTCTGAGTGTCATGGAGTGCTCCAAGTCGCATGCGCTGAGCTCGTTCAACGCGTGGATCGACATCATGGTCATCCTCGAAGACATTCTCGAACACGTGTACCGTCCATCCGAGTGTCGCGCGCGTATAGAGAACCCCGAAATCGCGGGCCGGCATtacgacgagctcgttgtCGGCATCGACGGTGCGCTCCGTGCATGGCGCCGTAACCTCCCCACACATTTGCAATGGGAAGACGGGGATCCAAGGGCACACCAGTGTGTCGGGCCGCACATACTCACCATGCGTGGATGGTACTATACCTGCATGTTACTGGTGCATCGACCGCGTGTGCCGTTTCTGGACGCGGCCGCGAGCCCACACAacgacgcggccgaggccctcTCGCGCATGTCGCACCCGTCGGCAAGCACTCCCGCCACGCCAGCACACAAGCGTCTTCCGAAAGGCATTGATGCGAGTCGAGACGCTGCCAGTTCAATCTGCGACGTCCTAGAGGGATACAAGCACTCATTCCGGGTACGCAAGTTCCCTTCCATGTGGGTATACATGATCTTCCAGGCCGGCACCGTGCATGGTGGCCTGGCTGCGCGGCCGAGTCCGTCTCCATTCGAGCCGGAGATACAGTTTGGACAGTTGGGGCAGTTGGGATTTAGCCCGCAGCGTGTGGAGAGTttccagcgcctcgagcagtGCATCAGTCGGCTCGACCAGATCGGTTTTACgtgggcgagcgcgagccaTCACTCGGAGATTCTGCGACGTATCAGCGCTCTCGGAGCCAAGACGCGCCCCCCCAGTCCGCGGTACGACGAATTCGTCAGCAAGGGTCAGAATGTATTCGATCTGGTGCCGAGTTCGGGGACCACGCCCAATCCGGACCAGCTGAACGCGGCCCTCGACCCGAATCAACAGCAGaacgacgacctcctcaactCGTGGATGCTGTTCTGGGCGGGTATGCCGACGGCATCAGACGACATTGGTCTCTGGCACGGTTTCGAGAGCATGTTCACAGACAACCCGCAGATTAACCCGACAAACCACCCGCCATTGCCATAG
- a CDS encoding uncharacterized protein (cytochrome p450) — protein MTSKLSAFDLNNIQLGFNSQTFAIVGVALLAISVVHYLRYARGQIHLPGPTPLPIFGNLLSLDDDAAQTYYKWSKKYGAVYKVTLGEREVVIVNTAEAAKYLFGDLGNVYISRPLFHNFHNVVSSSAGFTIGSSPWDDSCKRKRRAAATALNRTAVQSYVPIIDRETLALIEDIYRDCGKGSKEINPYSYLQRLALNVSLVVNYGARLDDISDTMFHEIIEVETIVANFRSLSNDMADYVPLLRYLPTSKGTVDVAEDARKRRDKYMKKMLDDLKARVRNGTDIPCIMGNILKDPEAQLTDLELSSICLSMVSAGLDTLANTFIWSVGFLAKHPEIQEKAYQAINEVYHGAIPDSNEEVVEYITALHKECSRYFSVLKLALPRATIGDSEWRGVTIPDGTTVFLNAWAIHHDAERYGDFENFRPERFMDKSEANQQAHYSFGAGRRMCAGVHLANRELYVAFCKLIYFFKLEVGSKDYDINPATACSNPRGLSSQPREFKIKFIPRDADTIEDWITEEKSRAELKLAASMTNKQ, from the exons ATGACTTCCAAGCTCAGCGCCTTTGATCTCAACAATATCCAACTCGGCTTCAACAGCCAGACGTTCGCTAttgtcggcgtcgcccttcttgccaTCAGCGTCGTCCACTACCTCCGCTACGCCCGCGGCCAGATCCACCTCCCCGGCCCCACCCCGCTTCCCATCTTCGGCAACCTTCtgtcgctcgacgac GATGCCGCTCAGACCTACTACAAGTGGTCGAAGAAGTACGGCGCCGTCTACAAGGTCACACTCGGCGAGCGTGAGGTTGTCATTGTCAACACTGCCGAGGCCGCAAAGTACCTCTTCGGTGACCTCGGAAACGTCTACATTTCGCGTCCTCTGTTCCACAACTTCCACAATgtcgtctcgtcgtcggctgGCTTCACCATCGGCTCGTCCCCATGGGATGACTCGTgcaagcgcaagcgtcGTGCTGCCGCCACTGCTCTGAACAGGACCGCCGTCCAGTCGTACGTTCCCATTATCGACCGCGAGACTCTTGCCCTCATCGAGGACATCTACCGTGACTGCGGCAAGGGCTCCAAGGAGATCAACCCGTACTCGTACCTCCAGCGCCTGGCTCTCAACGTCtctctcgtcgtcaactACGGTGctcgcctcgacgacattTCCGACACCATGTTCCACGAGATtatcgaggtcgagactATTGTCGCCAACTTCCGCTCGCTCTCCAACGACATGGCCGACTACGTTCCCCTTCTCCGCTacctccccacctccaaGGGCACCGTCGAcgttgccgaggacgcccGCAAGCGCCGTGACAAGTACATGAAGAAgatgctcgacgacctcaaggCCCGCGTCCGCAACGGCACCGACATTCCCTGCATCATGGGCAACATTCTCAAGGACCCCGAGGCACAGCtcaccgacctcgagctctcGTCCATCTGTCTCTCCATGGTCTCTGCCGGTCTTGACACTCTTGCCAACACGTTTATCTGGTCGGTCGGCTTCCTTGCCAAGCACCCCGAGATCCAGGAGAAGGCGTACCAGGCCATCAACGAGGTGTACCACGGTGCCATCCCCGACTCTAAcgaggaggttgtcgagTACATCACTGCCCTGCACAAGGAGTGCTCGCGCTACTTCTCGGTCCTCAAGCTTGCTCTTCCCCGTGCCACCATTGGCGACTCGGAGTGGCGCGGCGTCACCATCCCCGACGGCACTACTGTCTTCCTCAACGCCTGGGCTATCCAccacgacgccgagcgctaCGGTGACTTTGAGAACTTCCGTCCCGAGCGCTTCATGGACAAGTCCGAGGCCAACCAGCAGGCTCACTACTCGTTCGGTGCCGGCCGCCGCATGTGCGCAGGTGTCCACCTTGCCAACCGCGAGCTCTACGTCGCCTTCTGCAAGCTCATCTACTTCTtcaagctcgaggttggCTCCAAGGACTATGACATCAACCCGGCCACCGCGTGCTCCAACCCCCGTGGTCTCTCGAGCCAGCCCCGCGAATTCAAGATCAAGTTTATCCCGCGTGACGCCGACACGATCGAGGACTGGATcaccgaggagaagagccgtgccgagctcaagcttGCTGCTTCGATGACCAACAAGCAGTAG
- a CDS encoding uncharacterized protein (Fumarylacetoacetase N-terminal) — protein sequence MPGKSFVQYSPDSPFPIENCPYGVFSTADKGPRPGVAIGDKILDLDALSRTQHWAKAPVPAEVVQKGTLDALAARDPEEWVKFRSFVQETLGPNSPIAGDASLLVNQKDATMHMPITIGDYTDFYASYEHAFNCGVLFRDPKNAIQPNWKHLPVGYHGRASSVVISGTPFHRPVGQILDKPGDKQPIFSPCRKLDYELEMGVIYGGKETKLGERLSPAECRRRTFGLVILNDWSARDIQAWEYVPLGPFLSKNFCTSISPWVVNPAALEPFKTKQYEHEFELLPYLQDKDGFNYDIPLKVEIKPEGEEAFEQVSLSNTQHLYYTFAQMWAHHSCTGCRLRPSDMLGSGTISAPRRDGLGSLLEKSNGGKDPYTLGKRNDMTFLRDGDVVRMSAVAQGDGYCIGFGAVEGQVLPPYEQ from the exons ATGCCAGGCAAGAGCTTTGTCCAGTACTCCCCCGACAGCCCGTTCCCCATCGAGAACTGCCCGTACGGCGTGTTCTCGACTGCCGACAAGGGGCCCCGGCCTGGTGTCGCTATCGGCGACAagatcctcgaccttgatgCGCTCTCGCGTACCCAGCACTGGGCAAAGGCACCTGTTCCGGCCGAGGTTGTCCAGAAG GGCACCCTTGACGCTCTCGCTGCTCGTGACCCCGAGGAGTGGGTCAAGTTCCGCTCGTTCGTGCAGGAGACTCTCGGCCCCAACTCGCCGATCGCAGGTGACGCCTCGCTTCTCGTCAACCAGAAGGACGCCACGATGCACATGCCTATCACGATTGGCGACTACACCGACTTTTACGCTTCGTACGAGCACGCATTCAACTGCGGTGTCCTCTTCCGCGACCCCAAGAACGCCATCCAGCCCAACTGGAAGCATCTTCCCGTTGGATACCACGGTCGCGCTTCGTCGGTCGTGATCAGCGGCACGCCATTCCACCGCCCCGTCGGCCAGATCCTCGACAAGCCTGGAGACAAGCAGCCTATCTTCTCGCCGTGCCGTAAGCTCGACTACGAGCTGGAGATGGGCGTCATCTACGGAGGCAAGGAGACCAAGCTCGGTGAGCGCCTCTCGCCGGCCGAGTGCCGTCGCCGTACGTTCggcctcgtcatcctcaacGACTGGAGTGCCCGTGACATCCAGGCGTGGGAGTACGTTCCTCTCGGCCCCTTCCTTTCCAAGAACTTCTGTACCTCTATCTCGCCTTGGGTCGTCAACCCCGCCGCTCTTGAGCCCTTCAAGACCAAGCAGTACGAGCACGAGTTTGAGCTCCTCCCCTACCTCCAGGACAAGGACGGGTTCAACTACGACATCCccctcaaggtcgagatcaagcccgagggcgaggaggcgttTGAGCAGGTCTCGCTCTCCAACACCCAGCACCTGTACTACACTTTTGCGCAGATGTGGGCGCACCACTCGTGCACTGGCTGCCGCCTCCGTCCCTCGGACATGCTCGGCTCGGGCACCATCTCGGCACCCCGCCGGGACGGTCTCGGCTCGCTCCTCGAAAAGTCCAACGGCGGTAAGGACCCCTACACCCTCGGTAAGCGCAACGACATGACGTTCCtccgcgacggcgacgttgtGCGCAtgagcgccgtcgcccaGGGCGACGGGTACTGCATCGGCTttggcgcggtcgagggcCAGGTCCTTCCCCCTTATGAGCAGTAG
- a CDS encoding uncharacterized protein (Maleylacetoacetate isomerase): MSPAPTLTLYTYFRSSAATRVRTLLSLQGTPYESEYIHLLKGDQRSASYTSLNPSGAVPTLKVSENGEEWYLTQSAAIMEYLDAVFGPSSKCGSLMPASEKGKALVRSIIDVLVCDMQPLANLKTLQRVKGMGGDSEVWAKEVNEAGLQALEGLLKKYSGGKFAYGDSLTLADVALAPQMYTCLRFGANLADYPTCAAVFKHVSSLPEFIAADWKHQPDTPEELRA; encoded by the exons ATGtcccccgcccccaccCTCACACTCTACACATACTTCCGTTCGTCGGCCGCCACCCGCGTCCGCACCCTCCTCTCACTCCAAGGAACCCCCTACGAGAGCGAGTACATCCACCTTCTCAAGGGCGACCagcgctcggcctcgtacACCTCTCTCAACCCCAGCGGCGCTGTTCCCACCCTCAAAGTCTCGGAAAATGGGGAGGAGTGGTACTTGACCCAAAGTGCGGCGATTATGGAATACCTCGATGCGGTGTTTGGCCCTTCGTCCAAGTGCGGCTCTCTGATGCCGGCCTCTGAAAAGGGAAAGGCTTTAGTTAGGAGTATAATTGACGTGCTGGTTTGCGATATGCAGCCGCTCGCAAATCTCAAGACACTCCAGAGGGTTaaggggatgggaggagaTAGTGAGGTGTGGGCAAAGGAGGTTAATGAGGCTGGGCTGCAGG CGCTTGAGGGGTTACTGAAGAAATACTCGGGGGGAAAGTTTGCGTATGGCGACAGTCTTACGCTTGCGGATGTGGCCCTCGCACCGCAGATGTATACTTGTCTCCG CTTCggcgccaacctcgccgaTTACCCCACGTGCGCCGCTGTATTCAAGCACGTCTCGTCGCTTCCCGAGTTCATCGCTGCGGACTGGAAGCACCAGCCCGACACGCCCGAGGAGCTTCGAGCGTAA
- a CDS encoding uncharacterized protein (Polysaccharide biosynthesis protein), whose amino-acid sequence MTNTGSMNGVGLVTGAASGIGKATVQALLEAGVRRVLMADVNDEALLKTRADLHQTYPDAEFELFTVDVTNEDMVKAMVTRAVEKFGRIDYCLNSAGVGSAGGKIGDTTLEAYNYTVNINQTGTFLCLKYELAQMDKQEPLHPGRRGQRGAIVNIASILGFKGLATAVPYCTSKHAVIGMTKVAAIDYTGRQIRVNAIAPGWIETAMTAPPGIHALVEMETRPESCPLARPGQPDEIADVIVFMMSEKASYVNGTTWQAEGGLLA is encoded by the exons ATGACGAACACTGGAAGCATGAACGgtgtcggcctcgtcacAGGCGCAGCCTCTGGT atcGGCAAGGCGACCGTACAGGCGCTGCTTGAAGCCGGCGTGCGCCGGGTTCTCATGGCGGACGTGAATGACGAAGCGCTGCTCAAAACCCGTGCCGACTTGCACCAGACGTACCCCGATGCCGAGTTCGAGCTCTTCACCGTCGACGTGACCAACGAGGACATGGTTAAGGCCATGGTCACTCGTGCCGTGGAAAAGTTTGGGCGTATCGACTACTGCCTCAACTCGGCGGGTGTTGGGAGTGCGGGTGGCAAGATTGGTGACAcgacgctcgaggcg TACAACTACACAGTCAACATCAACCAGACCGGAACATTCCTCTGTCTCAAGTACGAGCTCGCCCAGATGGACAAGCAGGAGCCTCTCCACCC TGGTCGGCGTGGACAGCGGGGTGCGATTGTCAACATTGCCTCCATTCTCGGATTCAAGGGGCTCGCAACCGCCGTGCCATACTGTACATCCAAGCACGCCGTGATTGGCATGACAAAGGTCGCGGCCATCGACTATACAGGCAGGCAGATCCGCGTGAATGCCATTGCGCCGGGATGGATCGAGACGGCC atgACTGCGCCGCCGGGGATCCACGCTCtcgtcgagatggagacgCGTCCCGAGAGCTGCCCTCTTGCGCGTCCGGGCCAGCCGGACGAgatcgccgacgtcatcgTCTTCATGATGTCCGAGAAGGCGTCGTATGTGAACGGCACGACTTggcaggccgagggcgggcTCCTGGCGTGA
- a CDS encoding uncharacterized protein (Polysaccharide biosynthesis protein), which produces MTVSTNSMTGVGLVTGGASGIGAATVKALLDAGVRRVIVADRNEDLLNKFRAELVQTYPDADVEVAVVDVNVEEQVQAMVAQAVDKWGRIDYCLNSAGVAGGGFKIGETALEEYERVININERGTFLSLKHELAQMAKQEPLNAGPRSQRGAIVNIASIAGYKAIPGGVAYTTSKHAVVGMTKVAAVDYSGQQIRINAIAPGWIDTAMTRNSPGATAMLTHGTQPERCPAARPGQPAEMADVITFMLSEKASYVNGTTWQADGGLMTH; this is translated from the exons ATGACCGTCTCCACAAACTCTATGACCGgtgtcggcctcgtcacTGGCGGTGCTTCCGGC ATTGGCGCTGCTACCGTCAAGGCTCTTCTGGACGCTGGTGTTCGTCGTGTCATTGTCGCCGACCGTAACGAGGACCTTTTGAACAAGTTCCgtgccgagcttgtccaGACTTACCCCGACGccgatgtcgaggtcgctgtcgtcgacgtcaacgtcgaggagcaggtTCAGGCCATGGTCGCCCAGGCGGTGGACAAGTGGGGCCGTATCGACTACTGCCTCAACTCGGCTGGTGTTGCTGGTGGCGGCTTCAAGATTGGCGAAACTGCTCTTGAGGAG TACGAACGCGTGATCAACATCAATGAGCGCGGCACATTCCTCTCGCTCAAGCACGAGCTTGCCCAGATGGCCAAGCAGGAGCCTCTGAATGCCGGACCCCGTAgccagcgcggcgccaTCGTCAACATTGCCTCTATTGCCGGATACAAGGCCATCCCAGGAGGTGTAGCTTACACGACCTCGAAGCACGCTGTCGTTGGCATGACCAAGGTCGCCGCTGTCGACTACTCTGGCCAGCAGATCCGCATCAACGCCATTGCGCCCGGGTGGATTGACACGGCC atgACCCGGAATAGCCCTGGTGCGACCGCCATGCTCACGCATGGCACGCAGCCTGAGCGCtgccccgccgcccgcccTGGTCAGCCCGCGGAGATGGCCGACGTCATCACCTTCATGCTCTCGGAGAAGGCCTCGTACGTCAACGGCACGACGTGGCAGGCCGACGGCGGCCTCATGACTCACTAG